The following proteins are encoded in a genomic region of Spirosoma sp. SC4-14:
- a CDS encoding DinB family protein produces the protein MELIPMFLKEMEQEAQTTRKMLQRIPNDKYDFQPHEKSMTIRRLATHIADLPTWATIALTTDELDFAKNPYQEPLINNTDELLSYFETCLENGKSQLVADNEAVLNKPWTLRNGDQVYSVSPRHEVIRMALCQIVHHRAQLGVFLRLLNVPIPGSYGPSADEPSFN, from the coding sequence ATGGAACTGATCCCCATGTTTTTGAAGGAAATGGAGCAGGAAGCACAAACAACCCGCAAAATGCTACAGCGTATTCCCAACGACAAGTACGACTTCCAACCGCACGAAAAAAGCATGACCATTCGGCGGCTGGCAACGCACATTGCCGATTTGCCTACCTGGGCAACCATAGCCTTAACAACCGACGAACTCGATTTTGCGAAAAACCCGTATCAGGAACCGCTTATTAACAACACGGACGAATTGTTGTCGTATTTTGAGACTTGCCTTGAAAATGGCAAATCGCAGTTAGTAGCCGACAATGAAGCGGTCCTTAACAAACCCTGGACACTCCGCAATGGCGATCAGGTCTATAGCGTATCGCCCAGGCACGAAGTAATCCGTATGGCGCTCTGCCAGATTGTACATCACCGTGCCCAGTTAGGCGTTTTTCTACGGCTGCTCAATGTTCCAATTCCGGGCAGCTATGGCCCAAGTGCCGACGAACCATCGTTTAACTAA
- a CDS encoding NADH-quinone oxidoreductase subunit C has translation MTFSEIADILTAEFGPDIQYNAQAIQPFLTVPASMVADVCLFLRDDERLFFDLLACITAIDNGPKADTMEVIYNLTSIPYEHNLMMKITVSRKTGAKQLPSVPSVAHLWRTADWHEREAFDLVGISFGNHPDLRRILLPTDWVGHPLRTDYREEDQYHGIKTK, from the coding sequence ATGACGTTTAGCGAAATTGCCGATATTCTTACAGCAGAGTTCGGTCCTGACATTCAGTATAATGCGCAGGCGATTCAGCCTTTTCTGACAGTGCCTGCTTCAATGGTGGCCGATGTTTGCCTGTTTCTGCGCGACGACGAACGCCTGTTCTTCGATTTGCTGGCTTGCATTACGGCCATCGACAATGGACCTAAGGCCGATACAATGGAGGTGATCTATAACCTCACATCGATTCCTTATGAGCACAATCTGATGATGAAAATAACTGTGTCGCGAAAGACGGGTGCGAAGCAGTTACCCTCTGTGCCGAGTGTGGCCCATTTGTGGCGCACCGCCGACTGGCACGAGCGCGAAGCATTTGACCTGGTTGGTATCTCGTTTGGGAATCATCCCGATCTGCGCCGAATTTTGTTACCTACCGATTGGGTTGGTCATCCGCTTCGGACCGATTACCGCGAAGAAGACCAGTATCATGGTATAAAGACAAAATGA
- the eno gene encoding phosphopyruvate hydratase produces MSTIQSIHARQILDSRGNPTVEVDVRTENGFLGRAAVPSGASTGSHEAVELRDDDPKIYVGKGVLKAVSNVNDLIFPELVGISVFEQNMIDKIMLELDGTPNKGRLGANAILGVSLAVAKAAAQESGLPLYRYVGGVNANTLPVPMMNILNGGSHADNSIDFQEFMVMPANAPSFSEALRWGTEIFHTLKKVLKSMGMATNVGDEGGFAPNIKSNEEAIQTILQAIEKAGYRPGEDVWIAMDAASSEFYNAEEGVYHFKKSTGDKLTSSEMAGYWKEWVNKYPILSIEDGMAEDDWAGWKAQTDLLKANKTQLVGDDLFVTNVTRLQQGIDEGIANAVLVKVNQIGSLTETIDTVNLAKRNSYKNIMSHRSGETEDATIADLAVALNTGQIKTGSASRSDRMAKYNQLLRIEEELGENAYFPGLKF; encoded by the coding sequence ATGAGTACCATTCAAAGCATTCATGCCCGGCAGATTCTGGATTCGCGTGGCAACCCGACAGTCGAAGTAGACGTTCGGACTGAAAATGGTTTTCTGGGCCGTGCGGCTGTCCCATCAGGCGCGTCTACGGGGTCCCATGAAGCGGTTGAACTCCGCGACGACGATCCGAAAATTTATGTCGGTAAAGGCGTACTGAAAGCGGTATCAAACGTTAACGATCTGATATTCCCCGAACTGGTTGGTATTTCGGTTTTCGAGCAGAACATGATCGATAAAATTATGCTCGAACTCGACGGAACGCCTAACAAAGGTCGCCTGGGGGCCAACGCCATTCTGGGCGTATCGCTGGCCGTTGCCAAAGCAGCCGCTCAGGAATCGGGGCTTCCTCTATATCGGTATGTTGGCGGTGTTAATGCCAACACACTGCCGGTTCCGATGATGAACATTCTGAACGGTGGCTCTCATGCCGACAATTCCATTGACTTTCAGGAGTTTATGGTAATGCCAGCCAATGCGCCAAGTTTCTCGGAAGCGCTGCGTTGGGGAACCGAAATTTTCCATACCCTGAAAAAAGTTCTGAAAAGTATGGGAATGGCTACCAACGTTGGTGACGAAGGTGGGTTTGCACCAAACATCAAATCGAACGAAGAAGCGATCCAGACCATTCTACAGGCTATTGAGAAAGCGGGCTATCGCCCAGGCGAAGACGTTTGGATTGCAATGGATGCTGCGTCGTCGGAATTTTACAATGCCGAAGAAGGTGTTTATCACTTCAAAAAATCGACCGGCGACAAGCTGACATCGTCGGAAATGGCTGGCTACTGGAAAGAGTGGGTTAACAAATACCCAATTCTTTCGATTGAAGATGGGATGGCCGAAGATGACTGGGCTGGCTGGAAAGCACAAACCGATCTGCTGAAAGCCAATAAAACCCAGCTTGTCGGCGACGACCTGTTCGTAACGAACGTAACACGTCTGCAGCAGGGTATTGATGAAGGTATTGCGAATGCTGTACTGGTAAAAGTAAACCAGATCGGTTCGCTCACCGAAACCATCGATACGGTAAATCTGGCGAAACGGAATTCGTACAAAAACATCATGTCGCACCGTTCGGGCGAAACCGAAGATGCTACCATTGCGGATTTGGCCGTTGCCCTCAATACGGGTCAGATCAAAACGGGTTCGGCTTCCCGCTCCGACCGGATGGCGAAATACAACCAGTTGCTTCGTATTGAAGAAGAATTAGGCGAAAACGCTTACTTCCCAGGTCTGAAATTTTAA
- a CDS encoding M1 family metallopeptidase codes for MKQLLFLALISTAITGFVRAATPIFSTPLSPRLANYQIDVKLDPISKKLDGRETLTWRNPSDEVIRELRFHLYLNAFRNDQSTFMRESGGQLRGDQIDRNSKDDPYGYMEVVSIKTNGEALAYEYVQPDDQNKDDHTVIRVPLSKPVAPGETIRLAINFRAKLPKIFARTGFSRDFFLVGQWFPKIGVYEPAGTRYAKQGQWNCHQFHAHSEFYADYGVYDVNITTPKDYWVSATGLFQSEKMHANGTKTILYHAEDVVDFAWTASPHFQVVNDTWKRPSGGTVAIELVMQPEHLHQAQRHLDAAKAALAYFDKHMGKYPFPNLTIVDPPLHASGSFGMEYPTFITAGTAWFLPAGARFPELVTIHEFGHQYFMQLIASNEFEEAWLDEGFNQYYEGRIMDETYGIRSSQIDLFGFKMGDMESSRDSYVHQDNPAIGSSFGNTWQLPDGQYGVLTYSKTATWLKTLEGLVGRPVLDEIMQTYFIRWKFKHPDADNFIAIVNEVVGRRLGTKYGPNMNWFFEEALYGDQVVDYELISIKNRRQNGVLQGVVTVQRNEDGKMPVDVLVHFDNGKELMLFWDGKARQRQFVLTENAKVLWAAVDPKQKIYMDTNLNNNSLTLEPSSAPAAKFAAKFLFWIENWMQWLAWLA; via the coding sequence ATGAAGCAATTGCTGTTTCTTGCCCTAATCTCTACTGCAATTACGGGTTTTGTCCGAGCGGCTACCCCTATTTTCTCAACACCCCTGAGCCCTCGATTAGCCAACTATCAGATCGATGTAAAACTAGATCCGATCTCCAAAAAACTCGATGGCCGCGAAACGCTGACGTGGCGAAATCCATCGGATGAGGTGATTCGGGAGTTGCGGTTTCATTTATATCTGAATGCATTTCGGAATGATCAGTCGACGTTTATGCGCGAATCGGGCGGGCAGTTGCGAGGTGACCAGATCGATCGAAATTCGAAGGATGATCCGTATGGGTATATGGAGGTGGTGTCGATAAAAACCAATGGGGAAGCACTAGCCTATGAATACGTTCAGCCCGACGATCAGAATAAAGACGATCATACGGTAATTCGTGTTCCACTGAGTAAACCCGTGGCACCGGGCGAAACCATCAGACTCGCTATTAATTTCCGGGCTAAGCTGCCCAAAATTTTTGCCCGAACGGGCTTTAGCCGCGACTTTTTTCTGGTTGGCCAGTGGTTTCCTAAAATTGGAGTGTATGAACCTGCCGGAACCCGGTATGCCAAACAGGGCCAATGGAATTGCCATCAGTTTCATGCACACTCCGAATTCTACGCCGACTATGGTGTTTACGACGTCAATATCACGACGCCTAAAGACTACTGGGTGAGTGCCACGGGACTGTTCCAATCGGAAAAAATGCATGCTAACGGCACCAAAACCATTCTGTATCACGCCGAAGATGTGGTTGATTTTGCCTGGACGGCGTCACCGCATTTTCAGGTCGTAAACGACACCTGGAAACGCCCCTCGGGTGGAACCGTAGCTATCGAACTAGTCATGCAGCCGGAGCATCTGCATCAGGCGCAGCGACATCTGGATGCCGCTAAAGCTGCACTGGCGTATTTCGATAAACACATGGGCAAATATCCGTTTCCAAACCTGACCATTGTTGACCCACCCTTGCACGCCAGCGGATCGTTTGGTATGGAATACCCAACCTTCATCACGGCCGGAACGGCCTGGTTTTTACCCGCCGGTGCCCGGTTCCCCGAACTGGTAACGATCCATGAATTTGGCCATCAGTATTTTATGCAACTGATTGCCTCCAACGAATTCGAAGAGGCCTGGCTCGACGAAGGGTTCAACCAGTATTACGAAGGTCGGATTATGGACGAAACCTATGGCATACGGTCGTCGCAAATTGATCTGTTTGGCTTTAAGATGGGCGATATGGAAAGCTCCCGCGATAGTTACGTACATCAGGACAATCCGGCCATTGGATCGTCGTTTGGCAATACCTGGCAATTGCCCGATGGTCAATATGGTGTGTTGACCTATTCCAAAACGGCAACCTGGCTCAAAACACTCGAAGGGCTGGTTGGTCGCCCTGTACTGGATGAGATCATGCAGACATACTTTATCCGCTGGAAATTCAAACATCCTGATGCCGACAATTTTATTGCGATTGTGAACGAAGTTGTGGGCAGGCGGCTCGGTACCAAATATGGCCCGAACATGAACTGGTTTTTTGAAGAAGCACTATATGGCGACCAGGTTGTTGACTATGAATTGATCTCGATTAAAAACCGCAGACAGAATGGTGTTCTGCAGGGCGTCGTAACGGTTCAGCGAAATGAAGATGGCAAAATGCCGGTCGATGTGCTGGTGCATTTCGATAATGGCAAAGAACTGATGCTGTTCTGGGATGGCAAAGCCCGGCAGCGTCAGTTTGTGCTGACCGAAAATGCAAAAGTGCTATGGGCCGCCGTTGATCCGAAGCAGAAGATTTATATGGATACCAACCTCAACAATAATAGCCTGACGCTTGAACCATCGTCGGCTCCGGCTGCTAAATTTGCAGCTAAGTTTCTGTTCTGGATCGAAAACTGGATGCAGTGGCTGGCCTGGCTGGCATAA
- a CDS encoding septum formation initiator family protein has translation MFSRLLSYFRNFYVATGLGLLVWMTFFDANDLPTQISNWWKLHELENEAEFYQTQIRQIQTERKEVLGNDRLREKFAREKYLMKKPTEDIFVIVDENNNPIEK, from the coding sequence ATGTTCAGCCGTTTGCTCTCATACTTCCGCAATTTTTATGTTGCCACTGGCCTGGGGCTACTGGTTTGGATGACTTTTTTTGATGCAAATGATCTTCCAACCCAAATCAGTAACTGGTGGAAACTTCATGAACTGGAAAACGAAGCGGAGTTCTATCAAACTCAAATCAGGCAAATACAAACTGAGCGGAAAGAAGTATTAGGCAACGATCGGCTGCGCGAAAAATTCGCCAGGGAGAAGTACCTGATGAAAAAGCCAACCGAAGATATTTTCGTTATTGTCGACGAAAATAATAATCCCATTGAGAAATAG
- the gpmI gene encoding 2,3-bisphosphoglycerate-independent phosphoglycerate mutase, with product MNKKVILIILDGWGIPLKPDVSAIEAANTPFINSLYPNYAHSTLEASGLAVGLPAGQMGNSEVGHMNLGAGRIVYQDLVKINKAVEEHTLDNEPVLVDALNYAKEQGKKVHFIGLVSDGGVHAHIDHLKGLLSIANAHGLTNVFVHAFTDGRDTDPKGGVGYLTDLQAHMASTTGQLASVVGRYYAMDRDNRWERVKVAYDAMVNGVGQPTLDAIGALQASYDAGVTDEFVKPIILTKADGSPVAVIEEGDVVLCFNFRTDRGREITQALTQKDFPDQGMKKLSLDYITMTNYDSEFTGVKVIFDKDNLEKTLGEVIAGAGRTQIRIAETEKYPHVTFFFSGGREEPFAGEKRLLCPSPKEMTIYDEQGNPTTIPVKTYDQKPEMAAFDIRDAIIPELQKAETDFICLNFANTDMVGHTGVFEAVVKAAETADACAQAVTEAALANGYSAIIIADHGNAEYMMNDDGTPNTAHTTNLVPCILVDNDYHPTLNDGKLADIAPTILQLMGIPQPPEMTGVSLINE from the coding sequence ATGAACAAAAAAGTCATCCTTATCATCCTCGACGGTTGGGGAATTCCCTTAAAGCCCGACGTGTCGGCTATCGAAGCAGCGAATACACCGTTTATAAACTCGCTATACCCGAACTATGCTCACAGCACACTGGAAGCATCAGGTCTGGCAGTTGGTCTGCCCGCTGGTCAAATGGGTAATTCAGAAGTAGGCCACATGAATCTGGGAGCGGGTCGGATCGTGTATCAGGACCTGGTAAAAATCAACAAAGCTGTTGAAGAGCATACGCTCGACAACGAACCGGTGCTGGTCGATGCTCTCAATTATGCGAAAGAGCAGGGTAAAAAAGTCCATTTCATCGGTCTTGTTTCAGATGGTGGTGTTCATGCTCATATCGATCATTTGAAAGGCTTGCTATCAATAGCCAATGCCCATGGCCTAACCAACGTGTTTGTGCATGCCTTTACCGACGGACGCGACACAGACCCCAAAGGTGGCGTTGGTTACCTGACCGATCTGCAGGCTCATATGGCCAGCACAACGGGGCAACTAGCCAGTGTAGTAGGCCGCTACTATGCCATGGACCGCGACAACCGCTGGGAGCGCGTAAAAGTTGCTTACGATGCCATGGTCAATGGCGTTGGGCAGCCAACTCTCGATGCGATTGGAGCATTGCAGGCTTCCTACGACGCTGGCGTGACCGATGAGTTTGTAAAGCCAATCATTCTGACAAAAGCCGATGGCTCGCCAGTGGCCGTTATTGAAGAGGGCGACGTAGTGCTTTGTTTTAACTTCCGCACCGACCGTGGCCGCGAAATAACCCAGGCGCTGACTCAGAAAGATTTCCCTGATCAGGGCATGAAGAAACTGTCGCTGGATTACATCACCATGACTAACTACGACAGTGAATTTACGGGCGTAAAGGTCATTTTTGACAAAGACAACCTGGAAAAAACGCTGGGCGAAGTCATTGCCGGAGCGGGTCGTACGCAGATTCGCATTGCCGAAACGGAAAAATATCCGCACGTTACGTTCTTCTTTTCGGGAGGTCGCGAAGAGCCATTTGCGGGTGAAAAACGCCTTTTATGTCCTTCACCGAAAGAAATGACTATCTACGATGAGCAAGGCAATCCGACAACAATTCCCGTTAAAACCTACGATCAGAAGCCCGAAATGGCGGCTTTCGACATTCGTGATGCCATCATTCCTGAGCTTCAGAAAGCTGAAACTGATTTTATCTGTCTGAATTTTGCCAATACCGATATGGTAGGGCACACGGGCGTATTTGAAGCAGTTGTTAAAGCAGCCGAAACCGCCGACGCCTGTGCTCAGGCCGTAACGGAAGCTGCTCTGGCGAACGGCTATTCTGCAATTATTATCGCCGACCATGGAAATGCAGAATATATGATGAACGACGATGGTACGCCCAACACGGCACACACAACGAATCTGGTTCCCTGTATACTGGTCGATAACGATTACCACCCGACGCTCAACGACGGAAAGCTTGCCGACATTGCTCCTACGATTCTTCAGCTTATGGGCATTCCGCAACCGCCAGAAATGACGGGCGTGAGTTTGATTAATGAG
- a CDS encoding RNA polymerase sigma-70 factor, translating into MGVIRKMHSAEGSSVDGLNHPELDSLFREFYNRLVYFSFQIIRDQAQAQDIVQDAFIKYWQERDSVVPNKVAIKNYLYSSVRNASLNSIRHNRVVDDYIQQQGQTEPEELPVIESIISSEVIAEIHSAIEALPEHYRIISEMSYLEGKKNQEIADELGMSVNTVKKQKYRALELLRLRLTPELLGILILLDSIDIF; encoded by the coding sequence ATGGGTGTTATACGGAAAATGCATTCGGCGGAAGGCAGTTCAGTTGACGGCCTGAACCACCCGGAACTGGATTCGCTGTTCCGGGAATTTTATAACCGCCTGGTGTACTTTTCGTTTCAAATAATTCGGGATCAGGCGCAGGCGCAGGATATTGTGCAGGATGCTTTCATAAAATACTGGCAGGAGCGGGATTCGGTTGTACCTAATAAAGTGGCCATAAAAAATTACCTCTATAGCTCGGTGCGTAATGCCAGTCTGAACAGCATTCGGCACAATAGAGTGGTCGATGATTACATACAGCAGCAGGGACAGACCGAACCTGAAGAACTTCCCGTTATCGAATCAATCATTTCATCGGAGGTGATCGCCGAAATTCATTCGGCGATCGAAGCCCTGCCCGAACATTATCGGATCATCTCCGAAATGAGCTATCTGGAAGGTAAAAAAAATCAGGAAATAGCCGATGAACTGGGTATGTCGGTCAATACCGTTAAAAAACAGAAATATCGGGCGCTGGAATTGCTTCGATTGCGGCTTACACCCGAATTGTTAGGGATTTTGATTCTGCTTGACTCTATTGATATTTTTTGA
- a CDS encoding D-aminoacylase: MQHHYFFLSLFLFLSHFVGAQSYDLVIKNGRVVDGTGNPWMYADIAVQNGRIVQVGTIDPSQAKRIIDASGLIVAPGFIDVHAHVEGSLEAQPEAPNFIYDGVTTVITGNCGGSSPNLRTYFDSLRLQGISINVGSLIGHNTVRMKVMKMAFREPTPREQAEMEALIEQAMKDGAVGLSTGLIYTPGTYARTPEVVNLAKKASRYGGLYASHIRNEGQNVKQAIEEAILISREAKIPVEISHFKVASKPLWGKSTETVELVEAARREGLDVTVDQYPYTASSTSLESIIPSWALADGDSAVLARFHDPAARTKIRGEMLDGLTKNLRPNYEYAVVSSFKPDTTFNGLSISKINQKLGRKNSAETEADLIMDLMEQAKLKRIQMVYHTMSETDIENILRYPNTMVASDAGVAKLGSGMPHPRAYGTNARVLGRYVRERHVLPLEEAVRRMTSLPAQRFRLADRGLLRPGYAADIVLFDEKTVSDRATYEQPHAYTTGISWVLVNGTPVVENSKHTGQRPGQLLMGPGYGK, from the coding sequence ATGCAGCACCATTATTTCTTTCTTAGTCTATTTCTTTTTCTGTCCCATTTTGTCGGTGCCCAATCGTATGACCTTGTCATTAAAAACGGGCGGGTTGTCGATGGTACGGGTAACCCCTGGATGTATGCCGATATTGCGGTGCAAAATGGCCGGATTGTACAGGTTGGCACCATCGACCCGTCACAAGCCAAACGCATCATCGACGCTAGTGGACTTATTGTAGCTCCCGGTTTCATCGACGTACATGCACACGTAGAAGGCAGCCTGGAAGCTCAGCCCGAAGCCCCTAATTTCATTTATGATGGTGTCACCACAGTAATCACCGGCAACTGTGGTGGTTCAAGTCCTAATCTGCGTACTTACTTCGATTCGCTTCGTTTACAGGGAATTTCCATTAATGTTGGGTCATTGATTGGCCACAATACGGTTCGAATGAAAGTCATGAAAATGGCATTCCGCGAGCCCACCCCCCGCGAACAGGCCGAAATGGAAGCCCTGATCGAACAAGCGATGAAAGATGGGGCCGTTGGCCTGTCGACGGGGCTTATCTACACACCCGGCACTTATGCCCGAACGCCCGAAGTGGTCAATCTGGCAAAAAAAGCATCGCGCTATGGAGGGCTCTACGCTTCGCACATCCGAAACGAAGGCCAAAATGTGAAACAGGCCATAGAAGAAGCTATTCTTATTAGTCGGGAGGCCAAAATACCCGTCGAGATTTCGCATTTCAAAGTAGCCAGCAAACCGCTTTGGGGAAAAAGTACCGAAACAGTAGAGCTGGTCGAAGCGGCCCGTCGCGAAGGGCTCGACGTAACGGTCGATCAATATCCCTACACTGCTTCCAGCACATCGCTCGAAAGCATCATACCGTCGTGGGCGTTGGCCGATGGTGATTCGGCTGTGCTGGCCCGCTTCCATGATCCGGCTGCCCGTACCAAAATTCGGGGCGAAATGCTGGATGGCCTAACGAAGAACCTGCGCCCAAATTATGAATACGCGGTCGTTTCCAGCTTCAAACCCGATACGACATTCAATGGCTTAAGCATAAGCAAAATCAATCAGAAACTGGGGCGAAAAAACTCTGCCGAAACGGAAGCCGATCTGATCATGGACCTGATGGAGCAAGCTAAACTGAAACGTATTCAGATGGTCTATCACACCATGTCGGAAACGGACATTGAAAACATTCTGCGCTATCCTAACACAATGGTAGCCTCCGACGCGGGTGTTGCCAAACTAGGTTCGGGAATGCCACATCCACGCGCCTACGGTACCAATGCGCGGGTATTGGGGCGTTATGTACGCGAGCGCCACGTGCTTCCGCTCGAAGAAGCGGTCCGGCGCATGACCTCGCTGCCTGCCCAGCGCTTTCGGCTGGCCGATCGAGGGTTATTGCGCCCGGGTTATGCGGCCGACATTGTTCTGTTCGACGAAAAAACCGTTTCTGATCGTGCCACTTACGAACAGCCTCATGCCTACACGACCGGTATCTCATGGGTGCTGGTCAATGGCACCCCCGTAGTCGAAAACAGCAAACATACCGGCCAACGTCCTGGCCAGCTACTGATGGGGCCGGGTTATGGGAAGTAG
- a CDS encoding low molecular weight protein-tyrosine-phosphatase has product MINVLFVCYGNICRSPVAEGVFRTQVEEAGLSNFVSCDSAGTASYHIGQLPDHRTRANALEHGLTLTHRARRMTGDDLAQFDYFVAMDEQNLEAIEKLNYRSTGLYTNDTIFLLREFDPDVSDEPNVPDPYYEGPEVFEEVYQIVSRCCRQLLTYLDQQHQFKSLSND; this is encoded by the coding sequence ATGATAAACGTACTCTTCGTCTGTTACGGCAATATTTGTCGGTCGCCAGTAGCCGAAGGAGTTTTTCGGACGCAGGTTGAAGAAGCAGGGCTGAGTAATTTTGTTTCCTGCGACTCGGCCGGAACCGCATCTTATCATATTGGCCAGCTCCCCGACCACCGCACCCGCGCCAATGCCCTCGAACACGGCCTGACACTCACACACCGCGCCCGCCGTATGACAGGCGACGATCTGGCTCAGTTCGACTATTTCGTAGCGATGGATGAGCAAAATCTGGAAGCTATCGAGAAGTTAAACTACCGTAGCACTGGATTATATACCAACGATACCATCTTTCTGCTTCGCGAATTTGACCCCGACGTTAGCGACGAGCCCAATGTGCCTGATCCATACTATGAAGGCCCCGAAGTTTTTGAAGAAGTCTATCAAATCGTTTCACGTTGCTGCCGCCAGCTTCTTACCTATCTGGATCAGCAACATCAGTTTAAGTCTTTATCGAATGATTGA
- a CDS encoding FecR domain-containing protein, which translates to MEDYSSYFEQAELIVGYLKGELTDQQKAELNDWIAQSDRNKALFEKLTSEDAVQRELELLASFDKEAAWERIVAATDYDKPVYTTYIGYRWIKYAAAALVLVVSGLLGYRFLYKSEPVKQVAQQPADVSPGSDKAILTLADASQIILDDATNGEIARQGGITITKTADGQLVYDASRLAPSGTTENASKLVYNTITTPRGGKFRIVLPDGSRVWLNAASSLTYPTAFLENTRKVELKGEAYFEIAHANDVHRKAMPFLVVTVGQVVEVLGTHFNINSYSDENSVKTTLLEGKVKVTRTHTKSIEHKAEQAALVLKPGQQAQLDLNSRAKLNLVAKVDLEEAVAWKNGQFQFKDTDLPTIMRQISRWYDVEVDFQGKIPETKFRGKISRDVPLSQFFQILQLSGVNFKIEGRKIIVKA; encoded by the coding sequence ATGGAGGATTATAGCAGCTATTTTGAGCAGGCCGAACTGATCGTAGGCTATCTGAAAGGAGAACTAACCGATCAGCAAAAAGCGGAACTGAACGACTGGATTGCTCAGAGCGATCGAAATAAGGCGTTGTTCGAAAAATTGACGAGCGAAGATGCTGTTCAGCGTGAGCTTGAGCTACTGGCATCGTTCGACAAAGAGGCTGCCTGGGAACGAATTGTTGCCGCAACGGATTATGATAAACCAGTATACACTACGTATATAGGTTACCGTTGGATTAAATATGCTGCTGCTGCACTGGTTTTGGTTGTATCGGGCCTGCTAGGCTACCGATTTCTGTATAAATCAGAACCCGTTAAACAGGTTGCTCAACAGCCCGCGGACGTTTCGCCTGGAAGCGACAAGGCTATTTTGACACTGGCCGATGCCTCACAGATTATCCTCGATGATGCTACCAATGGCGAAATTGCCCGACAGGGCGGAATAACCATTACTAAAACAGCAGATGGACAACTGGTTTACGATGCTTCGAGGCTGGCACCATCAGGCACCACTGAAAATGCATCGAAACTGGTTTATAACACCATAACCACGCCACGGGGCGGCAAATTCCGGATTGTTTTGCCCGATGGGAGCAGGGTTTGGTTAAATGCGGCTTCATCACTTACTTATCCAACAGCGTTCCTGGAAAATACGCGTAAAGTGGAGTTGAAAGGTGAGGCTTATTTCGAAATTGCCCATGCCAACGATGTCCACCGAAAAGCCATGCCATTTCTGGTCGTAACGGTTGGGCAGGTTGTCGAAGTGCTGGGCACACACTTCAACATTAATAGCTATTCCGATGAGAATAGTGTGAAAACTACCCTGCTCGAAGGGAAAGTAAAGGTTACCCGGACGCATACGAAATCGATCGAACATAAAGCAGAGCAGGCGGCTTTGGTGCTTAAACCGGGGCAGCAGGCACAACTGGATCTGAATAGTCGGGCGAAGCTGAATTTAGTGGCGAAAGTCGATCTGGAAGAAGCTGTGGCCTGGAAAAATGGACAGTTTCAGTTTAAAGATACCGACCTGCCCACCATTATGCGCCAGATTTCACGCTGGTATGATGTTGAAGTCGATTTTCAGGGGAAAATTCCCGAAACCAAGTTCAGAGGAAAGATTTCGAGGGATGTGCCCCTGTCACAATTTTTTCAAATTCTTCAGTTAAGTGGTGTGAACTTTAAAATAGAAGGACGAAAAATTATCGTTAAAGCCTGA